Proteins encoded together in one Trueperaceae bacterium window:
- a CDS encoding cytochrome c: protein MASGSPQGGSNVYVWLGAAVAAVLALTALALAGRYGGEDYGPPAAQAAPAQVGVSTGAYTEEQAARGAEVFAARCSGCHGPALQGGMGPRLDPLDESWQGMSLAALFRFVSTNMPFNAPGSLEPQQYADVIAHVLASNGFPPGDAELPPDEEALEAFVIDAPPAE from the coding sequence AGTGGATCTCCGCAGGGAGGCAGCAACGTCTACGTGTGGCTGGGCGCGGCGGTGGCCGCGGTGCTGGCTCTCACCGCGCTCGCGCTGGCCGGTCGGTACGGGGGAGAGGACTACGGCCCGCCGGCGGCCCAGGCGGCGCCCGCGCAGGTCGGCGTCTCGACCGGCGCCTACACCGAGGAGCAGGCGGCGCGCGGGGCCGAGGTGTTCGCGGCGCGCTGCTCCGGCTGCCACGGACCAGCGCTCCAGGGCGGCATGGGCCCGCGGCTCGACCCGCTCGACGAGTCGTGGCAGGGCATGAGCCTGGCCGCCCTCTTCAGGTTCGTCAGCACGAACATGCCCTTCAACGCGCCGGGCAGCCTCGAGCCGCAGCAGTACGCCGACGTCATCGCGCACGTGCTCGCCAGCAACGGCTTCCCGCCCGGCGACGCCGAGCTGCCGCCCGACGAGGAGGCGCTCGAGGCCTTCGTCATCGACGCACCGCCCGCAGAGTGA